The window GTAAAGCCATCTTCCATGCCCGGCCTTCATTGTGAAAAGTGCGGGGTTACCGAGAGCCAGGTGGCGCAAAAAGGCCTTTTTGGCTGCAGTGAGTGCTATACTCAATTTGGCGAGGGGATTAACCCTTTGCTGAAGCGCATTCACGGCAATCATACCCACACGGGAAAAGTCCCCCGGAGAAACGGCGGCAAGGCCTTGATCAGCAAAGAAATCAGAACACTGAAAAGTTTGCTTCAGGATGCCGTCAAGCAGGAAGAGTTTGAAAAAGCCGCTTCCTTGCGGGATCGCATTAAAGAGCTGGAACAACAACTTCTATAAGGGGTGAGGAAAGTGGGTATAAAGGAAACCGTAAGTAATCCCTATAGCAAGTGGCTGGATGCTTCAGGACCGGACAGTGATGTAGTGATCAGCAGCAGGATCCGCCTGGCACGCAACATCGTTGATCAGCCTTTCCCCCATCTTCTGGGCACAGAGGATGCCGAAAAGGTTGTTTATGCGGTGAACTCTGTTGTGGAACACAGTCCCTTTAAGGATGCTCCGGGGGGAATGGAACTGTCCCGCATGACGGAATTATCCCCCACCGAAAGGCAAATACTAGTGGAGAAGCATTTAATCAGTCCGGCCCTGCTGGAACAGCCCGAAAAGAAAGCGGTTGTGCTGCGGGATGATGAAGTGGTAAGCATTATGGTCAATGAGGAAGACCATCTGCGCATACAATGCCTTTTGCCGGGGCTGCAGCTCAAAGAATGCTGGGACATCGCCAATCAGGTGGATGACGGAATGGAACAAATATTAGACTATGCCTTTTGTGAAGAGAAGGGTTACCTGACTTCCTGCCCCACCAATGTAGGCACCGGTTTACGGGCTTCAGTCATGCTGCACCTGCCTGCTCTGGTAATGACCCAGCAAATCAGCAGTGTTCTGACCTCTTTATCCAAGCTGGGATTGACGGTGCGGGGATTATATGGCGAGGGAACCCAGGCCACCGGAAACCTGTTTCAGGTATCCAACCAGGTTACCCTGGGACTGACCGAGGAAGAGATTATTGATAACCTGCTGATGGTGGCGGCTCAATTGGTAAGCCAGGAGCGGGCGGCCAGGCAGGCCCTGCACAAGGAGCAAAGGCATCATATTGAAGACCGGGTTTGGCGGGCCTACGGGCTGCTGCGTTATGCCAGACTCATCACTTCCAGCGAAGCCATGTCCTTGTTCTCGGATTTAAGGCTGGGGGTGGACCTGGAAATTATTCCCGGCGTACCGCCGGGGCTGATTACAGAATTAATTATTATGACCCGGCCGGCTTTCTTGAACCGGCTCAACGATAAGGAAATCAATCCCCATCAAAGGGATATCTACAGGGCCAAATTAATTCGTGAAAGACTGCAAAGTTTAAGCAGATAGGAGGAGGTTTTATGTTTCACCGATTTACAGAAAGTGCGAAAAATGTTCTCATTCTGGCCCAGGAAGAAGCCAGGAGATTAAAATACCCCTTAATTGGGACCGAACATATTCTGCTGGGATTGATTCGCGAGGATCAAGGTTTTGCCGCCAGGGCGCTGGAGCAAATGGGGATCAGCGCCGACCGGGTTGCCCAGGCGGTGGAGCAGGTAGTGGGCGTGGGAGATCAAGCGGTTCCGGCGGAAATCCCGGCCACAGCCCGGGCCAAGAGGGTACTGGAACTGGCGGTGGAAGAAGCCCGCAGCCTGAATCATAATTATGTGGGCACCGAACATATTCTGCTTGGATTGATTCGTGAGGGGGAAGGCGTGGCGGCTCAGGTATTAATCTCCCTGGGAGCGGACATGGAACGGGCCCGCCAGCAGGTTATCAGCATGATGGGAGGCTCCCC is drawn from Desulforamulus ruminis DSM 2154 and contains these coding sequences:
- a CDS encoding UvrB/UvrC motif-containing protein, yielding MLCDRCQKRPAQVHLTQVVNNTKKQMNLCPACAAELQAESFGFAPQLNLHDFLAGLINHQFGGKSVKPSSMPGLHCEKCGVTESQVAQKGLFGCSECYTQFGEGINPLLKRIHGNHTHTGKVPRRNGGKALISKEIRTLKSLLQDAVKQEEFEKAASLRDRIKELEQQLL
- a CDS encoding protein arginine kinase; translation: MGIKETVSNPYSKWLDASGPDSDVVISSRIRLARNIVDQPFPHLLGTEDAEKVVYAVNSVVEHSPFKDAPGGMELSRMTELSPTERQILVEKHLISPALLEQPEKKAVVLRDDEVVSIMVNEEDHLRIQCLLPGLQLKECWDIANQVDDGMEQILDYAFCEEKGYLTSCPTNVGTGLRASVMLHLPALVMTQQISSVLTSLSKLGLTVRGLYGEGTQATGNLFQVSNQVTLGLTEEEIIDNLLMVAAQLVSQERAARQALHKEQRHHIEDRVWRAYGLLRYARLITSSEAMSLFSDLRLGVDLEIIPGVPPGLITELIIMTRPAFLNRLNDKEINPHQRDIYRAKLIRERLQSLSR